The genomic stretch AGGGATTTTCGGTAGCGGTTTCAAGCGAAAAATGTGACTATTCGCTATAATTCCCGAGAGATAGGACGCGGCGACGCCGGCACGGGCGGCCAGTTCGCCGGCCTTCATCCCGCGATAGTCGCGCCACACGCGAACGGGATGTTCGCCGTCGGCGATGCGCTCGGCAAGCTCGAAGGGCACAAGTTCTTCCCCAGGCTCTTCGAGGCTCTGCCGGAGGATGGCGGCGTCCAAAGCGTCCTCATCGGCGGCTTTGCACAACAGTTCATATTCCGCTCGGGGCACCACGGCATATTGCTCGCCGGCGAATGTCAGGAATTGGGCCGCTTTCATCGGTAAGCGCCTCCCCGCGGCAGAATTGCGGCGATCGTCATGGAACGGGTTTCGATGTCCAGGGTGTACAGCACGCGCCGATCCCGTATCCGCCGCTCAATCGCGCGGCTGCTCCATCATCCAGAGCAGGTTCGCCTTCACGGCCGGCCAGTCGGGCGCGGTTATCGAATAGGCCGCGGTGTCGCGCAAAGACCCGTTCGGCATGATCATGTGATGACGCAGGATGCCGTCGAGCTTCGCGCCGAGGCGTTCGATACCGCGCCGGCTCTGCAGGTTCATGGCGTGGGTGCGGAACTCGACGGCGATGCAGTCCAGCTCCTCGAACGCCCTGGAGAGCAAGAGGAACTTGCACTCGGTGTTGAGCGCCGTGCGCTGGACCGCCCGGCGGTACCAGGTATAACCGATCTCCAGCCGCCGGTGCTTCGCCTCGATGTTCATGTAGGTCGTCATGCCGACGGCGCGGCCCCTAAGCGGCCCGTCGCGCAGGTCGATGATGGCGAAAGGCAGCATGCTGCCCTCTTCCATCAGGCAGAGCCGCCGGTCGATTTCCGCGCCGACGCCGTCCGGCTCCGGCACCAGGGTGTACCAGAGCCGGTGCAACTCGCCGTCCGCCGCCGCCTCGGCGAGGTCGCCGGCATGGTCGTGGGACAGCAGCTCGACCGCGACTGCCCGGCCTTCGGCGCGGAAGGGCTCCGGCCACATGCTAGAAATACGCCTCGACGACGCGCCAGGCGGTCTCGGCCCGTTCGCGCGCCA from Rhodospirillaceae bacterium encodes the following:
- a CDS encoding helix-turn-helix transcriptional regulator yields the protein MKAAQFLTFAGEQYAVVPRAEYELLCKAADEDALDAAILRQSLEEPGEELVPFELAERIADGEHPVRVWRDYRGMKAGELAARAGVAASYLSGIIANSHIFRLKPLPKIP
- a CDS encoding GNAT family protein, whose translation is MWPEPFRAEGRAVAVELLSHDHAGDLAEAAADGELHRLWYTLVPEPDGVGAEIDRRLCLMEEGSMLPFAIIDLRDGPLRGRAVGMTTYMNIEAKHRRLEIGYTWYRRAVQRTALNTECKFLLLSRAFEELDCIAVEFRTHAMNLQSRRGIERLGAKLDGILRHHMIMPNGSLRDTAAYSITAPDWPAVKANLLWMMEQPRD